A stretch of Aedes aegypti strain LVP_AGWG chromosome 2, AaegL5.0 Primary Assembly, whole genome shotgun sequence DNA encodes these proteins:
- the LOC110675495 gene encoding uncharacterized protein LOC110675495 produces the protein MNQVHLKITVLINLVLISQLAAAPLNLPSNDAVPQQVAAPFSGMISKNIVKREYLPPPLFEVEYVERHRGEDQNRKEQSEDKYAYNDGERNDHNEDDDDSDLVLLG, from the exons atgaatcaagttcatttaaaaatt ACGGTTTTGATAAACCTGGTGCTCATCTCGCAATTGGCAGCCGCTCCACTCAACTTACCATCAAATGACGCAGTTCCTCAGCAGGTGGCGGCACCCTTCAGTGGTATGATATCGAAGAACATTGTGAAACGTGAATATCTCCCGCCACCGCTGTTCGAAGTAGAATACGTCGAAAGGCATCGCGGAGAGGACCAGAATCGTAAAGAACAAAGTGAAGACAAGTACGCTTACAATGATGGTGAACGTAATGACCACAATGAAGATGACGATGATTCAGATCTTGTGTTGTTGGGCTGA